A segment of the Nostoc sp. TCL26-01 genome:
ACTGCCGACTTTTGGGCCAGTCTGTCCGAAAATAGCATTATCAGCTGCGATCGTCAGGTCACAAATTAAGTGTAAGACGTGTCCACCACCGATCGCATACCCAGCGACAAGAGCAATCACAACTTTCGGCATGGAACGAATCAAGCGTTGTAAATCCAGCACATTCAAGCGGGGAATGCCAGCCTCATCGACATAACCAGCTTGTCCCCGTACACTTTGATCTCCACCTGCACAAAAAGCATATTTACCATCAGTATGTGGCCCTGCGCCAGTAAATAAAACTACGCCAATATTAGTATCTTCACGCGCATCCCAGAAAGCCTCATATAGCTCAAAAACGGTTTTGGGACGAAAAGCATTGCGTTTGTGGGGACGGTTGATGGTAATTTTCGCAATACCATCAGCTTTGTGATACAGGATGTCTTCGTAGGTTTTGACAGGTTGCCAGTTGATTTGCATGGGAATGATGTACTTGCTGGTGCTTGAGAATTTTATCGCGGACGTACACCATATGCACGGACTGATAGTTTAACAACATACTCGCAGCATTTTTAACGTGAGTCTCCAACGCAGGTGCAGCTGCGCCTCTGTTGGAGACTCACGTAATAGTTAAAATCAAGTTTTTTTGAACTGTTGACTTTTGACTACCCTGAGAAGGGTTTATTGGTTGGGTGCGTAAGTCCTATGATCAATATGAATGTAATATAACCAACATGACCCAAGTTTCTTTAGAAGTTCTGATCGCAGGAATACGAGCCGGACTACTAGCTAGCTTTCCGACAGATACTGTGCCGGCGTTGGCAACTCTCCCAGAAAAGGCAGAGTTAATCTTTGCTGCAAAACAGCGTACTCAAGACAAACCGCTAATTTTGATGGGAGCGATCGCTGAAGATTTATGGCCTTATGTCACAGGTAGCGAACAAGAGTATAAAATCTGGCAAGGAGTAGTCAGTCAACATTGGCCAGGAGCGCTGACATTAGTCTTACCAGCAAGCGATCGCGTACCAGCAGTGATGAATCCTACAGATCCCAGCACTATTGGTATTCGTGTGCCTGATAGTGCGATCGCTCAAACTATTTTGACGCAAACTGGCCCTCTTGCCACCACTAGCGCTAATTTTTCGGGACAGCCAGCTTTGCTAACAATGGCAGAAATCACCCAGCAGTTTCCCACAGTCCTGACCTTGGCGACAGATGAAACGGCAAGTATTGGTATACCTTCCACCGTTGCCAAATGGACAAACGGCAATTGGCAAATCTTGCGACAAGGTAAAGTCAACATCATAAGACAAGATAATAGGATGTGATCATTGCTGTATAAAAGACTAGCTTGGCAGGAGCTTTTTGGCAAAAGCGATCGCTTCTTCTGGTGTGGAGATTTTACCCTCAATTTTAGCTAGGGCAATTTCTGTCAGTAATTCACCCACTTGTGGCGAGGCTGGAATATTCAGTGCTATCATTATTTCTTTACCACT
Coding sequences within it:
- the menB gene encoding 1,4-dihydroxy-2-naphthoyl-CoA synthase, whose translation is MQINWQPVKTYEDILYHKADGIAKITINRPHKRNAFRPKTVFELYEAFWDAREDTNIGVVLFTGAGPHTDGKYAFCAGGDQSVRGQAGYVDEAGIPRLNVLDLQRLIRSMPKVVIALVAGYAIGGGHVLHLICDLTIAADNAIFGQTGPKVGSFDGGFGASYLARIVGQKKAREIWFLCRQYDAQQALEMGLINCVVPVTQLETEGIKWAEEILEKSPIAIRCLKAAFNADCDGQAGLQELAGNATLLYYMTEEGSEGKQAFLEKRPPNFRSFPWLP
- a CDS encoding L-threonylcarbamoyladenylate synthase, translated to MTQVSLEVLIAGIRAGLLASFPTDTVPALATLPEKAELIFAAKQRTQDKPLILMGAIAEDLWPYVTGSEQEYKIWQGVVSQHWPGALTLVLPASDRVPAVMNPTDPSTIGIRVPDSAIAQTILTQTGPLATTSANFSGQPALLTMAEITQQFPTVLTLATDETASIGIPSTVAKWTNGNWQILRQGKVNIIRQDNRM